In Candidatus Nitrospira nitrosa, the genomic stretch ACGATCGGGGAAAGCAATTCCCCTTCTGATTGTATGGGAACAGCCGCAGCCACCGATCGATGTAGTATGTCAGCTTCCTAATCTCAGCCTCGTCAGGGGTTCCCATTGCTGACCCAGAGCTCAATGTAGCAAGCACGGCTGGTAGACTTCTCAGACGCAAAAGAAGCCGAACCCATAGAATCAGTAGGCCGATCAGAAGCACATTCCAATATTTGTCCAGCTGTCCCATTATGCCCATCTTCAGTGTAGCAGAGCCTTGTTCCACCTGATGAATACCAGCTAGAATCCGCTAAGAAATCGTCATTGCGTTAGAAAATTAACGCTACCAGAAGAGGTGGCCACAGAGATCTCTGTTTCAAAGACCTAGGCACTGTGTGGCACCCACCGATTAATGGCTCCTCGAATTCCAGGAGAAAGGAACCGTTTCATCGTTCGATGCACCGGTTGAATAAGACGAGCAAAACAAAACAAAGAGTTGCGCCAGCGAAACCATATGGGAGGAGTCACGGTCACAGGACTCTGGAGGCGACAAAGCTGAAGTCCAAAGCGCCAACGCGCCCACCACGAGTCTTTTAGTGAAAAATAGAGCGCAGCCGACTGTTCCTCCCAAACACCTTCCCGACCATCTTCCAGTAAGGTGGCCGGCATGCGATGCGACAGAACCTCTATCTCCACCTCACTCTCAAGCCGCGCCAAAACTTCAGCAGGTAGAGGGGCATCTAGGAGTCGATGGGCAATCGACAGGCCCATCATGACCAGTCGCTGGCAACCCCATGCCGATGAACTGGACAGGATAGAGGTCCAGTCCAGGTTCGGATGGGAGCGAAGAAGCTCCGCTACATCACAAACCCATTTCAGCTGTTCCCATGCATGCTTCGACCCATGCACGCACAGTACGATGAGTAAATCTTCCGGCGCCAATCCAGGAACCGTCCGGTTCTCAAAGGTTACCGAAACTCGTCGTGCCCAGAACTCTGGACGATCTAATCGGAAGGCAAAGTGTTGATGGGCCATCACCCACTGGAGGTCGACACGACAAAGGCTACGCCTTTTGACGAACACCTGGTGTGGGCCATCATCATGGTCGTCGCTCTGCGCATCAACGACATCTCTAGGCTCATAACCAAATGTCGTAAGAACCGCCTGCGCCTCTCCGACGGCAGATTCAGGGACAAGCAAATCAAGATCGGTAAAGTCACGAAGACCCAAATCACCGTACACCACCGCCGCAAGAGTGGCTCCTTTAATCGGAATAATGGGAACCCCCCGTAGGGCAAACTCGTCGCACAATTTGATCAGTTCCTGTGCCAACGATCGATTCAGCAAGCCCCCGACTTGTACCTTCTGTCGCAATCGGATTAGGGCCTCGGCAGGTACCAGGTCGGGCGCGACTTTAGAGAGACTTGCGTATATTAAAGGCTCCACGCCATGGTATTCCGCCATCTGGAGAAAGCTCGCCCAGTCCAATGGTTCCTGAAGTCTCTGGCGGATTCGCACCAGGAGATCTTGAGTGATCCCTGTGCGGGCACACCAGACAAGCAGTTCCGCTTCCGATCCCAACGGGATCTTCCGCGTACAGGAATAGTCGCTCATCGCGTTTCCCCCTCAAGAAGAGGTGTGATGAGTTGAGGAAGCTCCAGGATGTCTCGGCCAAAGTGCAAACGATAAGAATCCACCTGCTGGACAAGTTTCGCCAAGACCTGAAATTCTCGTCTTGCAACCTCTGAGTCATAGACCAATAGGGCTTGAGGAAGGAGCATTTCTAACGCACGACTCTTTGGAAGCAATTCGAGATGGCTGTGAGGAGCATCAATAACATGAGGGAACAGTACGAGCGCCGGACGGCAACACTCACCAATCGACGTGGAATAGACATCCTCCGCATGAAAGGCTCGCTTCGGAAATCGAGGCTGAAGCACCTGAGCAGGGGCAGTGCGCAGTTCAGGGAAAAACTCCACGGTTTGTTCGGTCACATTGATCTTAATCGGGAAAGGAAGTAGATCGACGTGAGTTCCGACATCTCGAAGGAGGGGATGATCATCAGAGAGATAGCGATACCCTGACCGAAGCAATGAAATGAATGAGGTTGTCTTCCCACGCCCACTATTGCCAGGAATCAATACTCCTCTGCCGTTCTTCTCCAGAGCCGTAGCGTGAATAGTGTAGAGCCCTCGACGTCGCAAGAGTTCAATCAAAGCTATGTGAAACAAATATTCGATCAAACTTTCCGGCATCATCTGAGGATTGATCAGATAACCATCGGCTCTCCCCTGCACACTATCAACCACCAACACCCCGACATTGAAGAAGTCGGCGATCAACCGCTCGCCATCAAGAATCACCTCATAAGGCAAATCGGTCTCCGGGCAATCAACACCCGCTACACCCATATTGACAGCCAGTTGGCGCGCCGAAGAGGAGATGGTCACTGGAATATCAGCCCGATGTTCAACGGCATGGAAATATAAGGTGAGCGGAATTGACGGGCAACGCACTTCCTGCCGAAAATGCCTGAGAAATTCATTCACCGGGGCGGCGAGCCAGGGAGAAGCCGTAACATATCGTATCTGCGTTCCATGCAGCGAGAAAAGATACTCAGTTAGAGGCTGTTCAGCCGTTACCGTAGTCATATTCTCCCCACCTCGTACCAGGTTACAGCTCTTCGTGAGGCGGCTATCAGGGTGAGCTGGCTGATCCGTGGAATCAGCCAGCCCGTTGGACAATCTGGTGACCGTCTCCCCTATACCTCTACCAATGCTTATGACCGAACCGATTATAATGATGATACAGACGCCCACCGCCCATGCCATGTCCTCCACCACCAACGCTAGGACTACCAGAACCAGACCGCTGAGCGGTGATGTCCCGCAAGAGCTCGTGCTTGGTAAGCACTGGCTGCGCATACATCTCTTTCGTCATGTCACTTCACCTCCCTTCCTTTTACCGAACTGGCTTAAAAATTAGCTGGCCGTAGGATTGGCCAGCCAATTCACTTAACGGGTGACGTCCTGAAATGTTGACTTTCCTGGCACGCCATCGTAACCGCTGTTACCCCAACCATTATTGCCATGTCCTGACCGCTTGGCGGTGATATCCCGCAAGAGTTCGTGCTTGGCAACTGCTGGCTGAACATACATCTCTTTCATCATGTTGTTTCACCTCCTTTCTTGTTGAAGTAGCCCTTCCTGGGTCAGTTCATTGACCAGGGTGACGAGATCGTCGAGGGCTCGCTCGGGAGCGACATCAAAACGATCACAGAGGATCGTATGGATGTCGCTGATAGTCTGTGTGCCGGTACAGAGCTCCCAAATTAGGCTCCCCAATCGGTTGAGGGTGTAATATCGGCCGGTACTGAGATCCAGAAGCACCGTCTCCCCATCCATGTTGCTAGTCTGCACATCGGGGCTTCCTCTGAGCACCACCTGGTGCAGCAGAACAGAGTCACAGTGGGAGACCTCGGTATTAACTAAATGAGCCTGCGATGTGCCTGACATAGCTGTTTCCTCCATCAACAATGACGCAGTTTGTTAGCTAGCCTCATCCACAAGCACTTTGATATGTGTAGCATCGAAAGACTTCCGCGATAGCTATGCTTTCGAGGGAGGGAGTTTGAAAGAAAGTAGGGTCGGCAGGCTTCAACTCCCCCTTCCCTCTAAACCACATCAGGATGCCCATCTTGGCCATTGACATGCCCCTCATTGCCCTCGTGATGGAGTCCAATAGCCCACTGTTCGTTGTCCATC encodes the following:
- a CDS encoding PqqD family protein yields the protein MSGTSQAHLVNTEVSHCDSVLLHQVVLRGSPDVQTSNMDGETVLLDLSTGRYYTLNRLGSLIWELCTGTQTISDIHTILCDRFDVAPERALDDLVTLVNELTQEGLLQQERR
- a CDS encoding nucleotidyltransferase domain-containing protein; the protein is MSDYSCTRKIPLGSEAELLVWCARTGITQDLLVRIRQRLQEPLDWASFLQMAEYHGVEPLIYASLSKVAPDLVPAEALIRLRQKVQVGGLLNRSLAQELIKLCDEFALRGVPIIPIKGATLAAVVYGDLGLRDFTDLDLLVPESAVGEAQAVLTTFGYEPRDVVDAQSDDHDDGPHQVFVKRRSLCRVDLQWVMAHQHFAFRLDRPEFWARRVSVTFENRTVPGLAPEDLLIVLCVHGSKHAWEQLKWVCDVAELLRSHPNLDWTSILSSSSAWGCQRLVMMGLSIAHRLLDAPLPAEVLARLESEVEIEVLSHRMPATLLEDGREGVWEEQSAALYFSLKDSWWARWRFGLQLCRLQSPVTVTPPIWFRWRNSLFCFARLIQPVHRTMKRFLSPGIRGAINRWVPHSA
- a CDS encoding phosphoenolpyruvate carboxykinase (ATP), which gives rise to MTTVTAEQPLTEYLFSLHGTQIRYVTASPWLAAPVNEFLRHFRQEVRCPSIPLTLYFHAVEHRADIPVTISSSARQLAVNMGVAGVDCPETDLPYEVILDGERLIADFFNVGVLVVDSVQGRADGYLINPQMMPESLIEYLFHIALIELLRRRGLYTIHATALEKNGRGVLIPGNSGRGKTTSFISLLRSGYRYLSDDHPLLRDVGTHVDLLPFPIKINVTEQTVEFFPELRTAPAQVLQPRFPKRAFHAEDVYSTSIGECCRPALVLFPHVIDAPHSHLELLPKSRALEMLLPQALLVYDSEVARREFQVLAKLVQQVDSYRLHFGRDILELPQLITPLLEGETR